The following are from one region of the Thermococcus cleftensis genome:
- a CDS encoding proton-conducting transporter transmembrane domain-containing protein: MINEILLILFAPLVAGVIAWALDVKGVREAIGIIGAAIPLAVLAKLYSQVLDEAINYSITVSGFTLQLQLNPMSWYFAVIASLVGLAMALGMAVTSRNSYDWLFALMSYTGVLGVFLSQDFVSFFLLWELMTFASFMMVLRRNRHESLKYFVLSVIGAYAMLIAIGMLYAKTGALDFATIRQALYMDAAMGTITTREMAMIFGLFLVAFGVKAGSVPLHVWAPGAYSETDQSYTAFFSGALSKAGAYGFLLLYILMGYKLYAAFGTFNNHLVFAYIIAWLGAITVVVAGFLAVLQEDIRKLFAYSSISQVGYILLAFGLGSTLGFAGGLFHVLSHAVFKGLFWLVTAAIILQTGKTQFKDMGGLAEKMPFTFAMGLIAVLSLAGIPPTAGFASKWLIYEAAIQAHMPLVAGAIFLGSGIAFAYVVRFLYAVWFGQRPSDLEDVKEAPLPLLIGMAILAIPNLVFGIAPGLVTDYINKMLGGEIVGGDYYRLVTQTGTYNALLVTIVLTIGLAIAGLIYIYGARARKVPVTNTYQSGNPVTEEYNLSIRKNFYRPLAEALEFWLKYSWDRFYERLASMAEDFADSLRESFYNGNVQSYSWYLAVVLLILALWGVL; the protein is encoded by the coding sequence ATGATTAACGAGATACTCCTTATCCTCTTCGCTCCCCTCGTAGCGGGAGTCATTGCGTGGGCGCTCGACGTAAAGGGAGTGAGGGAGGCAATAGGGATAATCGGTGCCGCGATCCCGCTGGCAGTGCTGGCCAAGCTCTACTCCCAGGTGCTCGATGAGGCTATCAACTACTCGATCACCGTGAGCGGGTTCACCCTCCAGCTCCAGCTCAACCCGATGAGCTGGTACTTCGCGGTCATCGCTTCGCTCGTCGGCCTGGCAATGGCACTCGGAATGGCCGTGACCTCCAGGAACTCTTACGACTGGCTCTTCGCGCTCATGAGTTACACTGGAGTGCTCGGCGTCTTCCTTAGCCAGGACTTCGTGAGCTTCTTCCTGCTCTGGGAGCTCATGACCTTTGCCAGCTTCATGATGGTGCTCAGGAGGAACAGGCACGAGTCGCTGAAGTACTTCGTTCTTAGCGTCATCGGAGCCTACGCCATGCTCATAGCCATCGGAATGCTCTACGCCAAGACCGGGGCGCTGGATTTCGCCACCATCAGACAGGCCCTCTACATGGACGCCGCTATGGGCACCATAACGACCAGGGAGATGGCGATGATATTCGGCCTCTTCCTCGTTGCCTTCGGTGTCAAGGCCGGAAGTGTTCCGCTCCATGTCTGGGCGCCCGGTGCTTACAGCGAGACGGACCAGAGCTACACTGCCTTCTTCAGCGGTGCCCTCAGTAAGGCAGGGGCCTACGGTTTCCTCCTGCTCTACATACTCATGGGCTACAAGCTCTACGCCGCCTTCGGCACCTTCAACAACCACCTAGTCTTCGCCTACATCATAGCCTGGCTCGGCGCCATAACCGTCGTCGTCGCCGGCTTCCTCGCGGTTCTCCAGGAGGACATCAGGAAGCTCTTCGCCTACTCCTCCATCAGCCAGGTCGGTTACATACTGCTCGCCTTTGGGCTCGGCAGCACCCTCGGCTTTGCGGGAGGTCTCTTCCACGTTCTCAGCCATGCCGTCTTCAAGGGCCTCTTCTGGCTCGTCACGGCCGCGATAATCCTCCAGACAGGCAAGACCCAGTTCAAGGACATGGGCGGTCTGGCGGAAAAGATGCCCTTCACCTTCGCCATGGGTCTCATAGCGGTGCTCAGCCTCGCTGGAATCCCGCCAACGGCCGGCTTCGCGAGCAAGTGGCTCATCTACGAGGCAGCAATACAGGCCCACATGCCCCTCGTCGCTGGGGCCATATTCCTCGGAAGCGGCATAGCCTTCGCATACGTCGTCCGCTTCCTCTACGCCGTCTGGTTCGGCCAGAGGCCCAGCGACCTCGAGGACGTCAAGGAGGCCCCGCTACCGCTCCTCATTGGAATGGCGATACTCGCGATACCGAACCTGGTCTTCGGAATTGCCCCCGGCCTAGTCACCGACTACATCAACAAGATGCTTGGCGGCGAGATAGTGGGCGGCGACTACTACAGGCTCGTCACCCAGACGGGAACCTACAACGCCCTTCTCGTCACCATAGTGCTCACCATCGGCCTCGCCATAGCAGGACTCATCTACATCTACGGAGCCAGGGCCAGGAAGGTTCCGGTCACCAACACTTACCAGTCCGGTAACCCCGTCACCGAGGAGTACAACCTGAGCATCAGGAAGAACTTCTACAGGCCTCTCGCGGAGGCCCTTGAGTTCTGGCTCAAGTACAGCTGGGACAGGTTCTACGAGCGCCTGGCTTCAATGGCCGAGGACTTCGCTGACTCGCTCAGGGAGAGCTTCTACAACGGAAACGTCCAGAGCTACTCCTGGTATCTGGCGGTAGTACTACTCATACTCGCTCTGTGGGGGGTGCTGTGA
- a CDS encoding respiratory chain complex I subunit 1 family protein, translating into MIDWKLILEVIGMLIYATFMGFIFMGIERKAMARIQRRVGPPIYQPIIDTLKLLGKKESISHGFIYDFGPIFALGASITALLFIPIANFQLFSSNADLIVVAYLLEVPMLGIMLGAMSSGNPYSAVGVQRGLLTMVAMQLPYGLALIALIQYWGTFKLSELVALQQTQGWSILVPALFLAMIVFDIVFQAMLGLEPFDIITAPAEISMGPMVEYGGKHAALLFTQHAVQLFAETAFFAVLFLGGASNLLELLVKQIAVLFIAIFVASIYPRFTIDQAAKFFWKWPTIMGIIAVLLTM; encoded by the coding sequence ATGATAGACTGGAAGCTGATACTTGAAGTCATAGGAATGCTCATCTACGCGACCTTCATGGGTTTCATCTTCATGGGTATTGAGAGAAAGGCAATGGCCAGGATACAGAGGCGCGTTGGGCCGCCGATCTACCAGCCCATCATCGACACCCTCAAACTCCTCGGCAAAAAGGAGAGCATAAGCCACGGCTTCATCTACGACTTCGGGCCGATATTCGCCCTCGGCGCCAGCATAACCGCGCTCCTATTCATACCCATAGCCAACTTCCAGCTCTTCAGCAGCAATGCCGACCTCATCGTCGTCGCCTACCTCCTCGAGGTGCCGATGCTCGGCATAATGCTCGGTGCCATGAGCTCTGGCAACCCCTACTCTGCCGTCGGTGTCCAGCGTGGACTGCTCACCATGGTGGCTATGCAGCTGCCCTACGGTCTGGCCCTGATAGCACTCATACAGTACTGGGGAACCTTCAAGCTTTCAGAGCTAGTCGCCCTCCAGCAGACCCAGGGGTGGAGCATACTCGTTCCCGCGCTCTTCCTGGCGATGATAGTCTTTGACATAGTCTTCCAGGCTATGCTTGGCCTCGAGCCCTTCGACATAATCACCGCCCCAGCGGAAATCTCGATGGGTCCCATGGTCGAGTACGGCGGCAAGCACGCGGCCCTGCTCTTCACCCAGCACGCGGTTCAGCTCTTCGCGGAGACAGCCTTCTTCGCCGTGCTCTTCCTCGGCGGGGCCAGTAACCTCCTTGAACTGCTTGTCAAACAGATAGCGGTGCTCTTCATAGCGATATTCGTGGCCAGCATCTACCCGCGCTTCACCATCGACCAGGCAGCCAAGTTCTTCTGGAAGTGGCCGACCATAATGGGAATAATAGCCGTACTGCTGACGATGTGA